The Leguminivora glycinivorella isolate SPB_JAAS2020 chromosome 17, LegGlyc_1.1, whole genome shotgun sequence genome has a window encoding:
- the LOC125235454 gene encoding 39S ribosomal protein L14, mitochondrial, with protein sequence MFKTLINKLMPAGQACGFHTTASLSEVRLLTRLRVVDNSEIGKRAMAEGKPPKIICVYNKKRVGFIGDRVMVAIKGQKKKGILVGLKQTQKVKVPKFDSNNVVLIDDNGTPLGTRIHVPIPTVLRTILKERTHSKGADYTKLLGIATRFV encoded by the exons atgtttaaaacccTAATTAATAAGTTAATGCCGGCAGGGCAGGCCTGCGGATTTCACACGACGGCTAGTCTGAGCGAGGTGCGATTGTTAACAAGACTGCGAGTCGTCGACAACTCGGAAATCGGCAAGCGAGCCATGGCAGAAGGCAAACCACCCAAGATCATCTGCGTTTACAACAAGAAAC GTGTGGGCTTCATTGGAGACAGAGTGATGGTGGCAATTAAAGGACAAAAGAAAAAGGGCATCCTGGTGGGTCTGAAGCAGACACAAAAGGTAAAGGTACCAAAGTTTGATAGCAACAATGTGGTACTCATAGATGACAATGGCACACCGCTGGGGACCCGTATTCATGTGCCCATCCCGACTGTACTGCGCACCATTCTCAAGGAAAGAACACACTCCAAGGGGGCAGATTATACAAAGCTCCTCGGAATAGCCACTAGGTTTGTTTAA